The Streptomyces sp. NBC_01775 genome includes a region encoding these proteins:
- a CDS encoding MBL fold metallo-hydrolase produces the protein MTNAPQVTDHGGGIWSIPVPIPDNPLGHTLVHVLDTDAGPVLIDTGWDDPDSWQTLADGLTACGTSVAELHGVLVTHHHPDHHGLSARVREESGAWIAMHAADAAIVRRTRSSNSRQWMSYLAEKLAAAGAPDAHTAPLRTALAEGRTRSLPGSRAALPDRDIEPNALLPLRGRRLRAIWTPGHTPGHVCLHLEERHPGRRGSSGAGAGAGAGTGAGAGAGAGAGGERAGSGRLFSGDHLLPTISPHIGLYEDPNSDEITDPLGDYLDSLERVARLRPAEVLPAHQYAFSDTEGRVEQLIAHHAERLSDLRALLSQRALTPWQLAETMQWNRPWEQIPYGSRNIAVSEAEAHLRRLVKLGHAEPVPGTEPLTYRATD, from the coding sequence ATGACGAACGCACCGCAGGTCACCGACCACGGCGGCGGGATCTGGAGCATCCCCGTCCCCATACCGGACAACCCGCTGGGCCACACCCTCGTCCACGTCCTCGACACCGACGCGGGCCCCGTCCTGATCGACACCGGCTGGGATGACCCCGACTCCTGGCAGACACTCGCCGACGGGCTCACCGCGTGCGGCACCTCGGTCGCGGAGCTGCACGGCGTACTCGTCACCCACCACCACCCCGACCACCACGGCCTCTCGGCGCGCGTACGGGAGGAGTCCGGCGCGTGGATCGCCATGCACGCCGCCGACGCCGCCATCGTGCGCCGCACCCGCAGCTCGAACTCCCGACAGTGGATGAGCTACCTCGCCGAGAAACTGGCCGCGGCCGGGGCACCCGACGCGCACACAGCGCCGCTGCGCACGGCGCTGGCGGAGGGACGCACCCGTTCGCTGCCCGGCTCGCGCGCCGCGCTGCCGGACCGCGACATCGAGCCCAACGCGCTGCTGCCCCTGCGGGGGCGGCGGCTGCGAGCGATCTGGACGCCGGGACACACCCCAGGGCACGTGTGCCTGCACCTGGAGGAGCGGCACCCGGGCCGGCGCGGCAGCAGCGGGGCCGGGGCCGGGGCCGGCGCCGGGACTGGGGCTGGGGCTGGGGCTGGGGCTGGGGCTGGGGGCGAACGGGCCGGAAGCGGGCGGCTGTTCTCCGGCGACCACCTGCTGCCGACGATCAGCCCGCACATCGGCCTGTACGAGGACCCCAACAGCGACGAGATCACCGACCCGCTCGGCGACTACCTCGACTCTCTCGAACGGGTCGCCAGACTGCGGCCCGCCGAGGTGCTGCCCGCACACCAGTACGCGTTCTCGGACACGGAGGGCCGGGTCGAACAACTGATTGCTCACCATGCAGAGCGCCTCTCCGATTTGAGAGCACTGCTCTCGCAACGCGCGCTCACCCCCTGGCAGCTGGCCGAGACGATGCAGTGGAACCGCCCCTGGGAACAGATCCCCTACGGCTCGCGCAACATCGCCGTGTCCGAAGCCGAGGCGCACCTGCGCCGCCTGGTCAAGCTCGGCCACGCCGAGCCCGTCCCCGGCACCGAGCCGCTCACCTACCGCGCGACGGACTGA
- the pcp gene encoding pyroglutamyl-peptidase I codes for MSSPTDKALSGPLKVLVTGFEPFGGESSNPSWEVAALLAAEPPAGLDITAVELSCVFGKALTELRAALASAAPDLVVCLGQAGGRADLTVERIAINVDDARIPDNAGHQPVDEPVVADGPAAYFSSLPIKACVAAARAAGIPASVSQTAGTFVCNHVFYGLAHLLATEHPGIRGGFVHVPYTPQQIAAGRSAQPSLSPRDAATGIAALLTAAARTTHDIHETGGATH; via the coding sequence ATGTCTTCACCAACCGACAAGGCCCTCTCCGGGCCGCTGAAAGTGCTGGTCACCGGCTTCGAACCGTTCGGGGGCGAGTCGTCCAACCCGTCCTGGGAGGTCGCCGCTCTCCTGGCGGCCGAACCGCCCGCCGGGCTCGACATCACCGCCGTCGAGCTGAGCTGCGTCTTCGGCAAGGCGCTCACGGAGTTGCGCGCCGCGCTCGCCTCGGCCGCTCCCGACCTGGTCGTCTGCCTGGGCCAGGCGGGCGGACGCGCGGACCTCACCGTCGAGCGGATCGCGATCAACGTCGACGACGCCCGCATCCCGGACAACGCCGGGCACCAGCCCGTGGACGAGCCCGTCGTCGCCGACGGCCCCGCCGCCTACTTCTCCTCGCTCCCGATCAAGGCGTGCGTCGCGGCGGCCCGGGCGGCGGGGATACCCGCCTCGGTCTCCCAGACGGCCGGCACCTTCGTGTGCAACCACGTCTTCTACGGCCTCGCCCACCTGCTGGCCACCGAACACCCGGGCATAAGGGGCGGCTTCGTCCACGTGCCCTACACCCCGCAGCAGATCGCGGCCGGACGCTCCGCCCAGCCGTCGCTCTCCCCGCGCGACGCCGCCACCGGGATCGCCGCGCTCCTCACTGCGGCGGCCCGCACGACGCACGACATCCACGAAACGGGAGGGGCGACACATTGA
- a CDS encoding DUF979 domain-containing protein has product MIKSEWFFWLVGAVFLVMAAQMLADRTNPRRHGTAAFWGLLGACFFYSTWVNEKSAPAEPLGVAVLVLICVGGFNLTGKGKPDTTTEKQRVQLAARFGGKLFIPALTIPLVAMVCAVLVAKWKVGGTPLLEKGSETILGLGIGAVIALGVGMWVLRERRVSVPLHAGRGLLESMGWALLLPQLLAVLGSIFQAAGVGTQVRKITESILPDGQKLAAVALYCAGMFIFTVIMGNAFAAFPVMTAAVGWPVLVEQMNGNAACVLAVGMLAGFCGTLCTPMAANFNLVPAALLELKDQYGPIKAQAPSAVALLGCNIVIIYFFAF; this is encoded by the coding sequence GTGATCAAGTCCGAGTGGTTCTTCTGGCTCGTCGGTGCCGTCTTCCTCGTCATGGCGGCGCAGATGCTCGCCGACCGCACCAACCCCAGGCGGCACGGCACCGCCGCCTTCTGGGGCCTGCTGGGCGCCTGCTTCTTCTACAGCACCTGGGTCAACGAGAAGTCCGCGCCGGCCGAACCCCTGGGCGTGGCCGTCCTCGTCCTCATCTGCGTCGGCGGCTTCAACCTCACCGGAAAGGGCAAGCCCGACACCACCACCGAGAAGCAGCGCGTGCAGCTCGCCGCGCGCTTCGGCGGCAAGCTGTTCATCCCGGCGCTGACCATTCCGCTGGTGGCGATGGTGTGCGCCGTACTCGTCGCCAAGTGGAAGGTCGGCGGCACCCCGCTGCTGGAGAAGGGCAGCGAGACCATCCTCGGACTCGGCATCGGCGCCGTCATCGCGCTGGGCGTAGGCATGTGGGTGCTGCGCGAACGGCGGGTCAGCGTGCCGCTGCACGCGGGGCGCGGACTGCTGGAGTCCATGGGCTGGGCACTGCTGCTGCCGCAACTGCTGGCTGTCCTCGGCTCCATATTCCAGGCCGCCGGCGTCGGTACCCAGGTCCGCAAGATCACCGAGTCGATCCTGCCCGACGGCCAGAAGCTGGCCGCTGTCGCGCTCTACTGCGCGGGTATGTTCATCTTCACCGTGATCATGGGCAACGCCTTCGCGGCCTTCCCCGTCATGACCGCCGCCGTCGGCTGGCCCGTACTGGTCGAGCAGATGAACGGCAACGCGGCATGCGTCCTCGCCGTCGGCATGCTCGCCGGCTTCTGCGGCACGCTCTGCACGCCCATGGCCGCGAACTTCAACCTCGTACCGGCCGCGCTGCTCGAACTCAAGGATCAGTACGGGCCGATCAAGGCACAGGCCCCGTCGGCCGTGGCGCTGCTCGGCTGCAACATCGTCATCATCTACTTCTTCGCCTTTTAG
- a CDS encoding DUF969 domain-containing protein — protein sequence MIVLLGVLVVILGFATRRNPLLVVGVAGIVTGLLGKLSPVEILRTFGESFATSRSVTIFAITLPVIGLLERNGLQQQARTLIGKLGTKLTTGRFLTLYLLLRQLTAAVGLQTIGGPAQSVRPMIAPMAEAAAERSNGGRPLPEKVREKVRSHAAGTDTVGLFFGEDCFLAIGSILLITGLVNSTYHTHLEPLHLALWAIPSAVCALFIHGGRLLRLDRQLERDLVMANAEMAVAREDAQGGATQGKAARNEGAQGGTAKGGAAQDGAAQDGAGTEGGAAK from the coding sequence ATGATCGTTCTGCTCGGCGTCCTCGTGGTGATCCTCGGATTCGCGACGCGCCGCAATCCCCTGCTCGTGGTCGGGGTGGCGGGGATCGTCACCGGACTGCTGGGCAAGCTCTCCCCCGTCGAGATCCTGCGGACCTTCGGGGAAAGCTTCGCCACCAGCCGTTCGGTGACGATCTTCGCCATCACCCTCCCGGTCATCGGGCTCCTGGAACGCAACGGACTCCAGCAGCAGGCCCGCACCCTCATCGGGAAGCTCGGCACCAAGCTGACCACCGGCCGCTTCCTCACCCTCTACCTCCTGCTGCGGCAGCTGACGGCGGCCGTCGGCCTCCAGACCATCGGCGGCCCCGCGCAGAGCGTCCGCCCGATGATCGCGCCGATGGCCGAGGCCGCTGCCGAGCGGTCCAACGGCGGGCGCCCACTGCCGGAGAAGGTCCGCGAGAAGGTGCGTTCGCACGCGGCGGGCACCGACACGGTCGGGCTCTTCTTCGGCGAGGACTGCTTCCTCGCCATCGGCTCCATCCTGCTGATCACCGGCCTGGTCAACAGCACTTACCACACCCACCTGGAGCCGCTGCATCTCGCGCTGTGGGCGATACCCAGCGCCGTGTGCGCGCTCTTCATCCACGGCGGACGGCTGCTGCGGCTGGACCGTCAGCTGGAGCGGGACCTGGTGATGGCGAACGCGGAGATGGCCGTGGCACGTGAGGACGCGCAGGGCGGGGCCACGCAGGGCAAGGCCGCGCGGAACGAGGGCGCGCAGGGCGGGACCGCGAAGGGCGGGGCCGCGCAGGACGGGGCCGCGCAGGACGGGGCCGGTACGGAAGGCGGGGCGGCGAAGTGA
- a CDS encoding prenyltransferase/squalene oxidase repeat-containing protein, whose protein sequence is MSPRRRHCATALAAATVLCATAAPVASAQPSTAAASTTSASSSAASATSIASTSTSARSAKSTKAGKLPDGLYGKADPKYDGVWRQSMALLALDGAGAVPAKKAVDWLADQQCDDGSFAAYRADAKATCDPKKTSPDINATTLAVQALAAAGGRGAAVGKAVDWLKAAQNKDGGWGYAPGSPSDANSTSLAIGALHAAGENPKRITTDGETPFDALLSFQLTCGTKGIKDAQGAQGAFAYQPDKKDRLAPNDDATAAASLAGLGDGILVKPLDKDRKSAPVTPLKCATGGEGADEKGEGGKGEASKGEGADGEGGATDDPKQAAGAGAAYLASTLKKNGGHFNTVLPGSKKEQPDYANTADAVVALAAGGHRTEANASLKWLADNLDKWDKAKSDPAAISSLMLASRATGGDPTKLGSTNLLTRLNKTGPAPAQMPDSDRPDSSGDSGKDDGTTIPVWAFIIVGLAVGAGFGILLSGRRKRQQL, encoded by the coding sequence ATGTCACCGCGCCGCCGCCACTGCGCCACGGCCCTTGCCGCCGCCACCGTGCTCTGCGCGACAGCCGCACCCGTGGCATCCGCGCAACCGTCCACGGCCGCAGCTTCGACCACTTCTGCCTCCTCCTCCGCCGCTTCCGCCACTTCCATCGCCTCCACCTCCACCTCCGCCAGGTCTGCCAAGTCGACCAAAGCGGGCAAATTGCCGGACGGGCTCTACGGCAAGGCGGATCCGAAGTACGACGGCGTGTGGCGGCAGTCCATGGCGCTGCTGGCGCTGGACGGGGCCGGGGCCGTCCCGGCGAAGAAGGCGGTGGACTGGCTGGCCGACCAGCAGTGCGACGACGGCTCCTTCGCCGCATACCGCGCCGACGCCAAGGCCACGTGCGACCCGAAGAAGACGTCCCCCGACATCAACGCCACCACGCTCGCCGTCCAGGCGCTCGCCGCCGCGGGCGGGCGTGGCGCGGCCGTCGGCAAGGCCGTGGACTGGCTGAAGGCGGCGCAGAACAAGGACGGCGGCTGGGGCTACGCGCCCGGCAGCCCCTCGGACGCCAACTCCACGTCCCTCGCCATCGGCGCCTTGCACGCAGCGGGCGAGAACCCGAAGCGGATCACCACCGACGGCGAAACACCGTTCGACGCGCTGCTGTCCTTCCAGCTCACTTGCGGCACGAAGGGGATCAAGGACGCCCAAGGCGCGCAGGGCGCCTTCGCCTACCAGCCCGACAAGAAGGACCGGCTCGCCCCGAACGACGACGCCACGGCCGCCGCCTCCCTCGCCGGCCTGGGCGACGGCATCCTGGTCAAGCCGCTGGACAAGGACCGTAAGAGCGCGCCCGTGACGCCACTGAAGTGCGCGACGGGAGGAGAGGGCGCCGACGAAAAGGGAGAAGGCGGAAAGGGAGAAGCCAGCAAGGGAGAGGGTGCCGACGGCGAGGGAGGCGCGACGGACGACCCCAAGCAGGCAGCGGGCGCCGGAGCCGCGTACCTCGCCTCCACCCTGAAGAAGAACGGGGGCCACTTCAACACCGTGCTCCCCGGCTCCAAGAAGGAGCAGCCCGACTACGCGAACACCGCGGACGCCGTCGTCGCCCTGGCCGCCGGCGGCCACCGCACCGAGGCCAACGCCTCCTTGAAGTGGCTGGCGGACAACCTCGACAAGTGGGACAAGGCCAAGAGCGACCCCGCCGCCATCAGCTCTCTCATGCTGGCCTCCCGCGCCACCGGCGGCGACCCCACCAAGCTCGGCAGCACCAACCTCCTCACCCGCCTCAACAAGACGGGCCCGGCGCCCGCCCAGATGCCCGACTCCGACAGGCCCGACAGCTCTGGCGACTCCGGCAAGGACGACGGCACCACCATCCCCGTCTGGGCGTTCATCATCGTCGGCCTCGCCGTCGGCGCGGGCTTCGGCATCCTCCTGAGCGGTCGCCGCAAGAGGCAGCAGCTGTGA
- a CDS encoding ferredoxin — protein sequence MGDRWHVEVDRDVCIGSGMCVGGAPEDFRLDGARQSHPVTPDRDPSETVLAAAESCPVEAIVITLAETGEQVFPPDD from the coding sequence ATGGGTGACCGTTGGCACGTCGAGGTGGACCGGGATGTCTGCATCGGCTCGGGCATGTGTGTGGGAGGGGCGCCGGAGGACTTCCGGCTGGACGGCGCACGCCAGTCCCACCCCGTCACCCCGGACCGGGACCCCTCCGAGACGGTGCTCGCCGCCGCGGAGAGCTGCCCCGTCGAAGCCATCGTCATCACGCTCGCGGAGACGGGCGAGCAGGTCTTTCCCCCCGACGACTGA
- a CDS encoding ester cyclase, with amino-acid sequence MTFMQVIDCKTRRIDELNRLMDTWVEATRGKRTATHSIVGRDRADSTHVVEIVEFPSHEEAVKNSHLPETDRIFREMVDLCEGEPSFTDLDVMRDEQLNKIVVRGFFEDVINKGNIDAVDAMCTSDYREHDPAMSSYDLGLAQAKAENKEIMAALQPELTIESMTAEGDTVCVRLSVKGRHVGTFEGVKATGKEFAGTGQVTFRCEGGKLAESWWNMDERGLMQQLGALKS; translated from the coding sequence ATGACATTCATGCAGGTCATCGACTGCAAAACAAGAAGAATTGATGAGCTGAACAGGCTGATGGACACCTGGGTCGAAGCGACCAGAGGCAAGCGGACGGCCACTCATTCGATAGTGGGCCGGGACCGCGCCGATTCCACACACGTGGTGGAGATCGTGGAATTCCCCTCGCACGAGGAGGCGGTGAAGAATTCACACCTGCCGGAGACCGACCGGATCTTCCGGGAGATGGTGGACCTGTGCGAGGGGGAGCCCTCGTTCACGGACCTCGACGTCATGCGGGACGAGCAGCTCAACAAGATCGTGGTCCGCGGTTTCTTCGAGGACGTGATCAACAAGGGGAACATCGACGCGGTGGACGCGATGTGCACATCCGACTACCGGGAGCACGACCCGGCCATGTCGTCCTACGACCTCGGGCTGGCACAGGCCAAGGCCGAGAACAAGGAGATCATGGCGGCGCTCCAGCCCGAACTCACCATCGAGAGCATGACGGCCGAGGGCGACACGGTGTGCGTACGGCTGTCCGTCAAGGGCCGGCACGTCGGCACGTTCGAGGGCGTGAAGGCCACCGGCAAGGAGTTCGCGGGCACCGGCCAGGTGACCTTCCGCTGCGAGGGCGGCAAGCTCGCGGAGAGCTGGTGGAACATGGACGAGCGCGGGCTGATGCAGCAGCTGGGTGCGCTCAAGAGCTGA
- a CDS encoding LLM class flavin-dependent oxidoreductase: MTALGVVFRPQLAPERLRGVVRAADQAGLEELWLWEDCFLESGIATASAALAWTERLRVGVGLLPVPLRNVALTTMETATLRRLFPGRFAVGLGHGVQDWMGQVGARAESPVTLLREHLDAMRALLRGERVSVEGRYVKLDAVALDWPPAVDGDAANGAGVANEAGVANGDGAGTGVANGAGNANGAGGTGAAAGPYAGAAVLAGARGPRSLRLAGEAADGTVLDASSALEDVRAARRLIDEGRAAAGRTGHHTVVVYLHTATGPDATSRLRAELEREGLATANSHEPALELGVAGDAATVAKAVQRVAEAGADTVVLQPTADEPDPEAFVRFAAEQVRPLVP, from the coding sequence ATGACTGCTCTTGGCGTTGTGTTCCGGCCCCAGTTGGCTCCCGAACGGCTGCGGGGCGTCGTCCGCGCCGCCGACCAGGCGGGCCTGGAGGAACTGTGGCTGTGGGAGGACTGCTTCCTGGAGAGCGGCATCGCCACCGCCTCGGCCGCCCTCGCGTGGACCGAACGGCTGCGGGTCGGCGTCGGCCTGCTGCCCGTCCCCTTGCGCAACGTCGCGCTGACGACCATGGAGACCGCCACCCTCCGCCGTCTCTTCCCCGGCCGCTTCGCCGTGGGCCTCGGCCACGGGGTCCAGGACTGGATGGGGCAGGTCGGCGCCCGCGCGGAGTCGCCCGTGACGCTGCTGCGCGAACACCTGGACGCGATGCGGGCGCTGCTGCGCGGCGAACGTGTGTCCGTGGAGGGGCGGTACGTGAAGCTCGACGCCGTCGCCCTGGACTGGCCGCCCGCGGTGGACGGCGATGCCGCGAACGGGGCCGGGGTCGCGAACGAGGCCGGGGTCGCAAACGGGGACGGGGCCGGGACCGGGGTCGCGAACGGGGCCGGGAACGCGAACGGGGCGGGTGGCACGGGCGCGGCGGCCGGCCCCTACGCGGGTGCCGCGGTGCTGGCCGGTGCGCGTGGGCCGCGCTCGCTGCGGCTGGCCGGCGAGGCCGCCGACGGCACGGTGCTGGACGCGAGCAGCGCGCTCGAAGACGTACGCGCCGCGCGGCGCCTCATCGACGAGGGACGCGCGGCGGCCGGACGCACCGGCCACCACACGGTCGTCGTCTACCTCCACACCGCCACGGGCCCGGACGCCACGTCCCGGCTGCGTGCCGAACTCGAACGCGAGGGCCTCGCCACCGCGAACTCCCACGAGCCGGCCCTCGAACTCGGCGTCGCCGGAGACGCCGCCACCGTCGCCAAGGCCGTCCAGCGCGTGGCCGAAGCGGGCGCGGACACGGTCGTCCTCCAGCCCACGGCGGACGAGCCCGACCCCGAGGCTTTCGTACGCTTCGCAGCCGAACAGGTCCGCCCGCTGGTGCCCTGA
- a CDS encoding DUF2891 family protein, with product MRDAASATALTTRAPLFAELALANITREYPNAPAHLIAGPAELVPPRTYHPAFYGAYDWHSSVHMHWLLIRLLRLPPPSDADGTQRQWREAAIRVLDTHLTPEALAQEAAYLRAHPSFERPYGWAWLLALTNESTALSSEHPAAGQPPLHDESAALAPEHPSAAHPPLTTESTALPASARRWSEALAPAAAAVAELVLGWLPKATYPVRHGTHANSAFSLGLILDSAERAGQARLLEPVRAKVREWYVPEHGAAVRWEPSGQDFLSPVLCEADVVRRVLPQAEFTEWLSRFLPELDEAAHLDKGDEEGEGGGAGFMPPPRVSDAADPQIGHLFGLCLSRAAALRDLAGALPPGDPRIAVLTASAGANLDAALSATASGDFTTDHWLATFATLALDGGVAAR from the coding sequence GTGCGCGACGCCGCGAGCGCCACGGCCCTCACCACCCGCGCGCCCCTCTTCGCCGAACTCGCCCTCGCCAACATCACCCGCGAATACCCCAACGCCCCCGCCCACCTCATCGCCGGCCCCGCCGAACTGGTGCCGCCTCGCACGTATCACCCCGCGTTCTACGGCGCCTACGACTGGCACTCCTCCGTCCACATGCACTGGCTCCTGATCCGCCTCCTGCGCCTGCCGCCCCCTTCGGACGCGGACGGTACGCAGCGGCAGTGGCGCGAGGCCGCGATCCGCGTACTGGACACCCACCTGACCCCCGAAGCCCTCGCCCAGGAGGCTGCCTACCTCCGCGCCCACCCCTCCTTCGAACGCCCCTACGGCTGGGCCTGGCTCCTGGCGCTCACAAACGAGAGCACCGCTCTGAGTTCGGAGCACCCCGCGGCAGGCCAGCCGCCGCTCCACGACGAGAGCGCCGCTCTCGCTCCGGAGCACCCCAGCGCCGCCCACCCCCCGCTCACAACCGAGAGCACCGCTCTCCCCGCGTCGGCGCGGCGTTGGAGCGAGGCGCTCGCGCCCGCCGCGGCGGCGGTCGCGGAGCTCGTGCTCGGCTGGCTGCCGAAGGCGACGTATCCCGTACGGCACGGAACGCACGCCAACAGCGCGTTCTCGCTGGGCCTCATCCTCGACAGTGCCGAACGCGCGGGGCAGGCGCGGCTCCTGGAGCCCGTGAGGGCGAAGGTGCGGGAGTGGTACGTGCCGGAACATGGCGCTGCCGTGCGCTGGGAGCCCTCGGGGCAGGACTTTCTGTCTCCCGTGCTGTGTGAGGCGGATGTGGTGCGGCGGGTGCTGCCGCAGGCGGAGTTCACCGAGTGGCTGAGCCGGTTCCTGCCCGAACTCGACGAGGCCGCCCACCTCGACAAGGGCGACGAAGAGGGCGAGGGCGGGGGTGCCGGCTTCATGCCGCCGCCCCGCGTCTCGGACGCGGCGGACCCGCAAATCGGTCACCTCTTCGGGCTCTGCCTCAGCCGGGCCGCCGCGCTGCGCGACCTCGCCGGCGCGCTTCCGCCCGGTGATCCGCGTATCGCCGTCCTCACCGCCTCGGCCGGGGCGAACCTCGACGCGGCCCTGTCCGCGACCGCCTCGGGCGACTTCACCACCGACCACTGGCTGGCGACGTTCGCCACGCTCGCCCTCGACGGCGGAGTCGCCGCACGGTAG
- a CDS encoding aldehyde dehydrogenase, with product MTDHTEHTDHTEHVDHTGHADDSGHPGVAYAEHHQLYIGGTLTDPLGKDTIEVISPHTEQPIGRVPHASREDVDRAVRAARDAFDSGVWAGRSLQERIEVVTRIKDAFAVRSEEFARLISAQNGTPYTSGVMVQSLAAMMVWDSALKVAADFPYEERRAGVLGPLLVRREPVGVVAGVVPWNVPQFTAAAKLAPALLTGCSAILKVSPETPLDAYLLAEIATEAGLPEGVLSILPADREVSEYLVGHPGVDKVSFTGSVAAGKRVMEVAARQLTRVTLELGGKSAAVILPDADLDAAVAGITPFAWMINGQACVAQTRILAPRSRYEEIAERFKAAADALTVGDPLDPSTEIGPLVADRQRRRSLDYIALGQEEGAKVLAGGGRPESMPTGWYVEPTLFGDVDNSMRVAREEIFGPVICLLPYEDEAEAVRIANDSDYGLSGSVWTADTERGIDVARRVRTGTYSVNTFSLDMLGPFGGYKNSGIGREFGPEGYGEYLEHKMIHLPADA from the coding sequence ATGACGGACCACACGGAGCACACGGACCACACGGAGCATGTAGACCACACGGGCCACGCGGACGACTCGGGCCACCCCGGCGTCGCGTATGCCGAACACCATCAGCTCTACATCGGCGGCACGCTGACCGACCCTCTCGGCAAGGACACCATCGAGGTGATCTCGCCGCACACCGAACAGCCCATCGGGCGTGTGCCGCACGCCTCCCGTGAGGACGTCGACCGCGCCGTGCGCGCCGCACGTGACGCCTTCGACTCCGGGGTGTGGGCCGGGCGCAGCCTCCAGGAGCGGATCGAGGTCGTCACCCGTATCAAGGACGCGTTCGCGGTGCGCAGCGAGGAGTTCGCCCGGCTCATCAGCGCGCAGAACGGCACGCCCTACACCTCCGGCGTGATGGTCCAGTCCCTGGCGGCGATGATGGTGTGGGACTCGGCACTGAAGGTCGCCGCCGACTTCCCTTACGAGGAGCGCAGGGCGGGCGTGCTCGGCCCGCTGCTGGTGCGGCGGGAGCCGGTGGGTGTGGTCGCGGGCGTGGTGCCGTGGAACGTCCCGCAGTTCACGGCGGCGGCGAAGCTCGCGCCCGCGCTGCTGACCGGATGCTCGGCCATTTTGAAGGTCTCGCCCGAAACCCCGCTGGACGCCTACCTGCTGGCCGAGATCGCCACCGAGGCCGGGCTGCCGGAAGGCGTGCTCTCGATCCTGCCCGCCGACCGCGAGGTCAGCGAATACCTCGTCGGGCACCCCGGCGTCGACAAGGTCTCCTTCACCGGCTCCGTGGCGGCCGGCAAGCGCGTGATGGAGGTCGCGGCCCGCCAGCTGACGCGCGTGACACTGGAGTTGGGCGGCAAATCCGCCGCCGTCATCCTGCCGGACGCCGACCTGGACGCGGCCGTCGCGGGCATCACCCCGTTCGCCTGGATGATCAACGGGCAGGCCTGCGTGGCCCAGACCCGCATCCTCGCCCCGCGCTCGCGCTACGAGGAGATCGCGGAGCGCTTCAAGGCCGCCGCCGACGCACTCACCGTCGGCGACCCGCTCGACCCGAGCACCGAGATCGGCCCCCTCGTCGCCGACCGCCAGCGCCGTCGCTCCCTCGACTACATCGCGCTCGGCCAGGAGGAGGGCGCAAAGGTCCTCGCCGGCGGCGGCAGGCCGGAGTCGATGCCCACCGGCTGGTACGTGGAGCCCACCCTGTTCGGCGATGTCGACAACTCCATGCGCGTCGCCCGCGAGGAGATCTTCGGTCCCGTCATCTGCCTCCTGCCCTACGAGGACGAGGCGGAGGCCGTGCGCATCGCCAACGACTCCGACTACGGCCTCTCCGGCAGCGTGTGGACGGCGGACACCGAGCGCGGCATCGACGTCGCCCGCCGCGTGCGCACCGGCACCTACTCCGTCAACACCTTCAGTCTCGACATGCTCGGCCCCTTCGGAGGCTACAAGAATTCAGGAATCGGGAGGGAGTTCGGTCCCGAGGGTTACGGCGAATATCTGGAGCACAAGATGATTCACCTCCCGGCGGACGCGTGA
- a CDS encoding carboxymuconolactone decarboxylase family protein, protein MTATMHREAATVNREEIEADIRQTLGLVPHFFQLIPTELLAPEWEIFKRIELGETLIPNMYKELIGVGLHAETKCHYCSLFHTEAAKLFGATDEEIQEAVHYAKASLGWSAYINGMQEDYGQFAAELNQIVDYVRSQA, encoded by the coding sequence ATGACTGCCACCATGCATCGCGAAGCTGCCACCGTGAATCGCGAGGAGATCGAGGCCGACATCAGGCAGACTCTCGGCCTCGTTCCGCACTTCTTCCAGCTCATCCCGACCGAGCTGCTTGCACCTGAGTGGGAGATCTTCAAGAGGATCGAACTCGGCGAAACGCTGATCCCCAACATGTACAAGGAACTCATCGGCGTCGGTCTCCACGCCGAGACGAAGTGCCACTATTGCAGCCTTTTCCACACCGAGGCAGCAAAGTTGTTCGGCGCGACGGACGAGGAAATCCAGGAAGCCGTCCATTACGCGAAGGCCAGCCTGGGCTGGAGTGCCTACATCAACGGCATGCAAGAAGATTACGGCCAGTTCGCTGCCGAACTGAACCAGATCGTCGATTACGTACGGTCGCAGGCCTGA